Proteins co-encoded in one Candidatus Binataceae bacterium genomic window:
- a CDS encoding ATP-binding protein: MMVEGDDKKPAPAPHEQALKPAASPVELRVDELRGRSPLSPDELVNAARDGAHELLGQQRALDAIRMAIGIGAPGYNVFVSRVRSRRERESIVRILQQQAAATPTPGDWVYVNNYKSPESPVAIYLHAGQGAELRDGMRDLVSFLIEQLPKAFRREDFDQERKALREKYNRRAQELFAQLENAARERGFAIQGTASGQVIFIPLINGKAPESPEELSRVMQELPEAERDRLAKAQGELADSFATMAMRQQELMRELVGEIRQIERTFAARLIAPAIAALKTRFESEAVTNYLDQVAEHMLDHLDRFREAAETGPEASPRPLPLQRADGPEESRFFEYQVNVVVDNAGRSGAPVIAEDAPTYRNLFGTIERWIDPSGRSATNFTRIIGGSLVKAHGGFLLFDLDDAIVEPGVWKALKRTLKTGRMTLETLEPFPFFMVSGLKPEPIELAAKVIVTGSPYLYNLLYFYDPEFAELFKVKAELRPVVDADAEAARHYAMRVSALAKDEGLPDFDGAALARIVEFGMREAGDRQRLSSVMEPIDDLAHEAAYYARAANDRVVGARHVDRALNERVLRLNFIEEEIRRLIAEGTIVVHLRGGEVGQVNGLAVLDAGGYSFGRPARITATVALGQAGVINIEREARLSGSTHDKGVMILSGFFRQRFGQDLPASMTASIAFEQSYSGIDGDSASSTELYVLLSTLSGVPLRQDLAVTGSVDQYGAVQAIGGANEKIEGFYRVCKAVGLSGTQGVLLPRANVTNLMLEPETVEAVASGRFHIYPVSTIDEGIEILTGVRAGALEEPGTVNHLVSARLHRMSDILRERRPPEETRGLQAGPSPAPVPPPPTPPVPPR, encoded by the coding sequence ATGATGGTCGAGGGGGACGACAAGAAGCCCGCGCCGGCGCCGCACGAGCAGGCGCTTAAGCCTGCGGCCTCGCCGGTGGAGCTCCGCGTGGACGAGTTGCGCGGCCGCTCTCCGCTTAGCCCCGACGAGCTCGTGAACGCGGCGCGCGACGGCGCCCACGAGCTGCTCGGGCAGCAGCGGGCGCTCGACGCGATACGGATGGCGATTGGGATCGGCGCGCCCGGCTACAACGTCTTCGTGAGCCGGGTGCGGTCCCGCCGCGAGCGCGAGTCGATCGTTCGCATCCTGCAGCAGCAGGCGGCGGCGACGCCGACGCCGGGGGACTGGGTCTACGTCAACAACTACAAGAGCCCGGAGTCGCCGGTGGCGATCTACCTGCACGCCGGGCAGGGCGCGGAATTGCGTGACGGGATGCGCGATCTCGTCAGCTTCCTCATCGAGCAGCTGCCCAAGGCCTTTCGCCGCGAGGACTTTGACCAGGAGCGCAAGGCGCTGCGCGAAAAGTACAACCGCCGCGCCCAGGAGCTGTTTGCCCAGCTCGAGAACGCGGCGCGCGAGCGCGGCTTCGCGATCCAAGGGACCGCTTCCGGCCAGGTCATTTTCATTCCGCTCATCAACGGCAAAGCGCCCGAATCGCCCGAGGAGCTCAGCCGCGTGATGCAGGAGCTTCCCGAGGCGGAACGCGACCGGCTGGCCAAGGCTCAGGGCGAGCTTGCCGACTCGTTCGCCACGATGGCGATGCGTCAGCAGGAGCTGATGCGCGAGCTGGTCGGAGAAATCCGCCAGATCGAGCGCACTTTCGCCGCCCGTCTGATTGCGCCGGCTATCGCCGCGCTCAAGACGCGCTTCGAGAGCGAAGCCGTAACGAACTATCTCGATCAGGTTGCCGAGCACATGCTCGACCATTTGGATCGCTTCCGCGAAGCCGCCGAGACGGGCCCTGAGGCCTCGCCGCGTCCGCTGCCTCTGCAGCGCGCCGACGGACCGGAGGAGAGCCGATTCTTCGAGTACCAGGTCAACGTGGTGGTCGATAACGCGGGGCGAAGCGGCGCTCCCGTGATCGCCGAGGACGCGCCGACCTATCGCAACCTATTCGGCACGATCGAGCGCTGGATCGACCCGAGCGGCCGCAGCGCAACCAACTTCACGCGCATTATCGGCGGCTCCCTGGTGAAGGCGCACGGCGGATTTCTGCTCTTCGACCTCGACGACGCGATCGTCGAGCCGGGCGTGTGGAAGGCGCTCAAGCGGACGCTCAAGACGGGCCGTATGACGCTCGAGACGCTGGAACCGTTTCCGTTTTTCATGGTGAGCGGGCTCAAGCCCGAGCCGATCGAGTTGGCGGCCAAGGTGATCGTCACCGGCAGCCCCTATCTTTACAACCTGCTGTACTTTTACGACCCCGAGTTCGCAGAGCTGTTCAAGGTCAAGGCCGAACTGCGTCCGGTGGTTGATGCCGACGCGGAGGCCGCGCGCCATTATGCCATGCGCGTGTCAGCGCTGGCCAAGGACGAGGGGCTGCCCGATTTCGACGGCGCGGCGCTCGCGCGGATCGTGGAGTTCGGGATGCGCGAGGCGGGCGACCGTCAGCGGCTATCGAGCGTGATGGAGCCGATCGACGATCTCGCGCACGAAGCGGCGTACTACGCGCGTGCGGCCAACGACCGGGTGGTCGGCGCGCGCCACGTCGATCGCGCGCTCAATGAACGCGTGTTGCGCCTCAACTTTATCGAAGAGGAGATCCGCCGTCTGATCGCCGAAGGCACGATCGTCGTCCATCTGCGGGGCGGCGAGGTCGGCCAGGTCAACGGGCTGGCGGTGCTCGACGCCGGCGGCTACAGCTTCGGCCGTCCCGCGCGCATCACCGCGACCGTCGCGCTCGGCCAGGCCGGCGTCATCAACATCGAGCGCGAGGCGCGGCTGTCGGGATCGACTCACGACAAGGGCGTCATGATCCTGAGCGGTTTCTTTCGCCAGCGCTTCGGACAGGATTTGCCCGCCTCGATGACCGCGAGCATCGCCTTCGAACAATCCTACTCCGGGATCGATGGCGACAGCGCGAGTTCGACCGAACTCTACGTGCTGCTCTCGACGCTGAGCGGCGTGCCGCTCCGCCAGGACCTGGCCGTCACCGGTTCGGTCGACCAGTACGGCGCGGTGCAGGCGATAGGGGGCGCCAACGAGAAGATCGAAGGCTTTTACCGCGTGTGCAAGGCGGTCGGGCTGAGCGGCACGCAAGGCGTCCTGCTGCCGCGCGCCAACGTCACCAACCTGATGCTCGAACCGGAGACGGTCGAGGCGGTCGCGAGCGGGCGCTTCCACATTTATCCGGTAAGCACGATCGATGAGGGGATCGAGATCCTGACCGGCGTTCGCGCGGGCGCGCTCGAGGAGCCAGGCACGGTCAATCATCTCGTCAGCGCTCGCCTGCATCGCATGTCGGACATCCTGCGCGAGCGCCGTCCGCCCGAGGAGACTCGCGGCTTGCAGGCCGGTCCGTCGCCCGCGCCGGTGCCGCCGCCGCCGACGCCCCCGGTCCCGCCACGCTGA
- a CDS encoding universal stress protein, giving the protein MPELKKILLATDFSDDSLNAQRFAEELARKFGSEVIILHVDQPLPPVMVSELGPAFDVSAMNQIAEEQRLGAQREIDRIVAQFRDAQIKARSLLRVGAPFLEIIHAAQTEGVDLIVLGTHGRSGLAHVLLGSVAERVVQKAGCAVLTVRHPDRRFKHPLEK; this is encoded by the coding sequence GTGCCTGAACTCAAGAAGATTCTGCTGGCCACCGATTTTTCCGACGACTCGCTCAACGCGCAGCGGTTTGCCGAGGAACTCGCGCGCAAGTTCGGCTCCGAAGTGATCATCCTGCACGTCGACCAACCGCTGCCGCCGGTGATGGTGAGCGAACTGGGACCTGCTTTCGACGTGAGCGCGATGAACCAGATAGCCGAGGAGCAGCGGCTGGGCGCGCAGCGCGAGATCGACCGGATCGTCGCCCAATTTCGCGACGCTCAAATCAAGGCGCGGAGCCTTCTGCGCGTCGGCGCTCCGTTTCTCGAAATCATCCACGCCGCACAAACCGAAGGCGTCGACCTGATCGTGCTCGGCACGCACGGCCGCTCCGGCCTTGCGCACGTGCTGCTGGGCAGCGTGGCCGAGCGCGTGGTGCAGAAGGCCGGATGTGCGGTGCTGACCGTGCGCCATCCCGACCGCCGCTTCAAGCATCCGCTCGAGAAGTAA
- a CDS encoding glycosyltransferase family 39 protein, with translation MSQDVAVFDRIAASGAGQTAVRPRALALGFLALALVLGATLRFQHLGITDLSADEGASWAAASAADVSAAVATEHQLDPGKLPLYDVMLHGWVRIFGDSVFAMRAMSAALGTIAILLVFAAVREVCRSLGGQSGAAIGDLAGALAALAYAVNFMMVASDRTARMYPVAMNAELAQIFFLVRAQRRGGWLNYAGAAIFTAALVAANFTTSFLLLAEGFWFGCLLIAKAWRSPLEGLAIFRPGLAIAAGVALLGPLLPWVFVSSNQAVAMGAISWIKMGSIAWPFQVLLTAAGGRILFCSFVMLAAFGIWRHWHAAPLAPGFFLVWTLAPIMGLTAVSYLIHPLEFPRYVLIAFVGMFGLAAFGAATLRPAAVHLALAAALVGLSLGRTRHVIEHPYEAAWREATEIAAAEAAPGESIAVFPEYCHNVVRYYLNPERRGAVRGVEECGPQRVLILSGRYILPADRIAAMEKCYPRVVKRLKLVEVRAR, from the coding sequence ATGAGCCAGGACGTGGCCGTCTTCGATCGGATCGCGGCCTCGGGCGCCGGGCAGACCGCGGTGCGTCCACGCGCTCTCGCCCTCGGATTTCTCGCGCTCGCGCTCGTGCTCGGCGCGACCCTGCGTTTTCAGCACCTGGGGATTACGGATCTCAGCGCGGATGAGGGTGCCTCATGGGCGGCGGCTTCCGCCGCGGACGTTAGCGCGGCGGTCGCGACGGAGCATCAGCTCGATCCAGGCAAGCTGCCGCTCTACGACGTCATGCTGCACGGATGGGTGCGCATCTTCGGCGACAGCGTGTTCGCGATGCGCGCGATGTCGGCCGCTCTCGGCACGATCGCGATCCTGCTCGTGTTCGCCGCCGTGCGTGAGGTCTGCCGTTCCCTGGGCGGGCAATCGGGCGCCGCGATCGGCGACCTGGCGGGCGCTTTGGCCGCGCTTGCCTACGCCGTCAACTTTATGATGGTGGCGTCAGATCGGACCGCGCGAATGTATCCGGTGGCGATGAACGCGGAGCTGGCGCAGATTTTCTTCCTGGTCCGCGCGCAGCGCCGCGGCGGCTGGCTCAACTATGCCGGCGCGGCGATTTTCACTGCTGCCCTGGTCGCGGCCAACTTCACCACCTCCTTTCTGCTGCTCGCCGAGGGTTTCTGGTTTGGATGCCTGCTGATAGCAAAAGCGTGGCGCTCACCGTTGGAAGGTCTTGCGATCTTCCGCCCCGGCCTCGCGATTGCCGCGGGAGTCGCACTGCTGGGGCCCCTGCTGCCCTGGGTATTCGTATCCTCGAATCAGGCCGTAGCGATGGGCGCGATCAGCTGGATCAAGATGGGGTCAATCGCCTGGCCCTTCCAGGTGCTGCTGACCGCGGCCGGCGGACGGATCCTCTTCTGCAGCTTCGTGATGCTGGCCGCTTTCGGAATTTGGCGGCACTGGCACGCGGCGCCGCTCGCCCCGGGCTTTTTTCTGGTCTGGACTCTGGCGCCGATCATGGGACTGACGGCGGTGAGTTATCTGATCCACCCGCTCGAATTTCCTCGCTACGTGCTGATTGCCTTCGTCGGGATGTTCGGGCTGGCTGCGTTCGGCGCCGCTACGCTGCGGCCCGCCGCTGTTCACCTCGCGCTGGCCGCGGCGCTGGTTGGTCTTTCGCTCGGCCGAACCCGTCACGTGATCGAACACCCATATGAAGCGGCATGGCGGGAGGCCACGGAGATCGCGGCGGCCGAGGCGGCGCCCGGCGAATCTATAGCCGTATTCCCGGAGTACTGTCACAACGTAGTGCGTTACTACCTCAATCCCGAGCGCCGCGGCGCCGTCCGGGGAGTTGAAGAGTGCGGACCGCAGCGGGTTCTGATTCTGAGCGGGCGCTATATTCTGCCTGCGGACCGAATCGCCGCGATGGAAAAGTGCTATCCGCGCGTGGTCAAGCGTTTGAAGCTGGTGGAGGTTCGCGCGCGTTGA
- a CDS encoding Hsp20/alpha crystallin family protein, with protein sequence MKGSDITRLRDFERACDELFDEWLGRWHGGAAAAVSPSAVIVDRGDRYEVRIEAAVEDPEVIHVEVTEVSLTVRIPAGTHPEVERRMSLTHAVDRESTTAQWADGVLTIVLPKLRGRRIKVV encoded by the coding sequence ATGAAAGGTTCGGACATTACGAGGTTGCGCGACTTCGAGCGCGCTTGCGACGAGCTTTTTGATGAGTGGCTGGGGCGATGGCACGGCGGAGCCGCCGCGGCCGTTTCGCCGAGCGCAGTCATAGTTGACCGCGGCGATCGGTACGAAGTGCGCATCGAGGCCGCCGTCGAGGATCCGGAAGTGATTCACGTCGAGGTCACCGAGGTGAGCTTGACCGTGCGAATCCCCGCCGGGACTCATCCAGAGGTAGAACGCAGGATGAGCTTGACGCATGCGGTCGATCGAGAGAGCACTACGGCGCAATGGGCCGACGGCGTACTGACCATCGTACTGCCCAAGCTGCGCGGTCGGCGCATCAAAGTAGTATAG
- the ggt gene encoding gamma-glutamyltransferase, which produces MSVPARATEAHHAMVVAENALAASAGVEILSRGGNAIDAAVATSLAVGVTNPASCGIGGGGFMLIYLARTHSFYALDYRERAPMGASATMYVRGGKTDEALARAGPLAVAVPGEIAGLDAALRRFGTMKFSIVAAPAIRLAEQGFPATEHLVQDIERTTSALAADPGLKATYLTPAGAAPKSGDILHEQALGATLRSLGDDPVTRFYHEQIAHTLAEWMKAHGGLISAEDLAQYRPVWRAPLHRGYRGYEVWTMPPPSSGGVVLEILGMLGSAPVAGLGADSPPYLARLIEIMRQGFIDRDRYADPDFVNVPIDKLLSQGHIDEALQRALHRGAPAHLAPAADHGTSNLLVVDKDGNVVAVTTTINTIFGAKMMVAGLGLVLNDEMDDFAAGPGVPNAFKLEGAAANAIAPGKRPLSSMSPVIVMRRGNPVLTAGGSGGPTIISGVVQVTVNVLDFHLDPGAAVDEPRVHEQAAPGVVFVEAAMPAATRSALEQMGYRLKEVPSLGAVGAIAIAPGDLNGAFDPRKGGGAAGL; this is translated from the coding sequence GTGTCCGTGCCGGCCCGTGCCACCGAAGCGCATCACGCGATGGTGGTGGCCGAAAATGCTCTCGCCGCGAGCGCCGGGGTCGAAATCCTGAGCCGCGGCGGCAATGCGATCGACGCCGCCGTCGCGACCTCGCTCGCGGTCGGCGTGACCAATCCGGCCTCCTGCGGGATCGGCGGGGGCGGCTTCATGCTGATCTACCTCGCCCGCACGCACAGCTTTTACGCGCTCGACTATCGCGAGCGTGCGCCGATGGGCGCGAGCGCCACGATGTATGTGCGCGGCGGAAAGACCGACGAGGCGCTGGCCCGCGCGGGGCCGCTGGCGGTCGCAGTGCCGGGCGAAATTGCGGGGCTCGACGCGGCGCTCCGCCGCTTCGGCACGATGAAATTTTCGATTGTTGCCGCGCCCGCGATCCGGCTCGCCGAGCAGGGCTTTCCCGCAACCGAGCACCTGGTTCAAGACATCGAACGTACTACTTCAGCTTTGGCGGCCGACCCCGGCCTTAAGGCGACGTACCTCACGCCAGCGGGCGCCGCGCCCAAGTCCGGCGACATCCTGCATGAACAGGCGCTTGGCGCGACGCTGCGCTCGCTCGGCGACGATCCGGTGACGCGCTTTTACCACGAACAGATCGCGCACACGCTGGCCGAGTGGATGAAGGCGCACGGCGGATTGATCAGCGCCGAAGATCTCGCGCAATACCGGCCGGTGTGGCGCGCGCCGCTTCATCGCGGCTATCGCGGCTACGAGGTCTGGACGATGCCGCCGCCGTCGTCGGGCGGCGTGGTGCTGGAAATCCTCGGGATGCTCGGGAGCGCGCCGGTCGCCGGACTGGGCGCCGACTCGCCGCCCTACCTCGCGCGGCTTATCGAGATCATGCGCCAGGGTTTTATCGACCGCGATCGGTATGCCGACCCGGATTTCGTAAACGTGCCAATCGATAAGCTGCTTTCGCAGGGCCATATCGATGAGGCGCTCCAGCGCGCGCTCCATCGCGGCGCGCCTGCCCATCTCGCGCCGGCTGCGGACCACGGAACCTCCAACCTGCTGGTGGTGGACAAGGACGGCAACGTCGTCGCGGTCACCACCACCATCAACACGATCTTCGGCGCCAAGATGATGGTCGCGGGCCTCGGCCTCGTACTCAACGACGAGATGGACGACTTCGCCGCCGGCCCGGGCGTGCCCAACGCATTCAAGCTCGAAGGCGCGGCCGCCAACGCGATTGCGCCCGGCAAGCGTCCGCTCTCGAGCATGTCGCCGGTAATCGTGATGCGCCGCGGCAATCCGGTGCTGACGGCCGGCGGCTCGGGCGGCCCGACGATCATCAGCGGCGTAGTGCAGGTCACGGTCAACGTGCTGGACTTCCATCTCGACCCCGGGGCGGCGGTCGATGAACCGCGGGTGCATGAGCAGGCCGCGCCCGGCGTGGTGTTCGTTGAGGCCGCGATGCCGGCGGCCACGCGCAGCGCGCTCGAGCAGATGGGCTATCGGCTGAAGGAAGTACCGTCGCTGGGCGCGGTCGGCGCGATCGCGATCGCGCCGGGCGATCTGAACGGCGCTTTCGATCCGCGCAAAGGCGGCGGAGCCGCCGGCCTGTAG
- a CDS encoding enoyl-CoA hydratase-related protein produces MGFDEIIYEKANRVAVITLNRPARLNAWTSKMESELREALLDSEHDDKVGAIVITGAGKAYCAGADMGTLNRVADGTTSAVQAVSGEVTGTSEPRADFRQRFSWIAGLSKPVIGAINGACVGMGFTTALYHDIRIASERARMGLIFVRRGLAIEHGASWLLPRIVGLSNALEIALSGRILDAEEALRIGLVSRVVAHEQLMPTALEMAGEIATNCSPLGVAHAKRLIYHHLSSDLGAALAEENESIAVMTRSEDFKEGIRAFQEKRAPRFIGR; encoded by the coding sequence ATGGGTTTCGATGAGATCATCTACGAGAAGGCCAACCGCGTCGCCGTAATCACGCTAAACCGCCCCGCGCGCCTCAACGCCTGGACCTCGAAAATGGAATCCGAGCTGCGCGAGGCTCTGCTCGATTCCGAACACGACGACAAGGTGGGCGCGATCGTGATTACGGGCGCCGGCAAGGCCTATTGCGCCGGCGCCGACATGGGCACGCTCAATCGCGTCGCCGACGGCACGACCTCGGCGGTGCAGGCGGTGTCGGGCGAGGTCACTGGCACCAGCGAGCCGCGGGCGGACTTTCGCCAGCGCTTCTCATGGATCGCCGGGCTCAGCAAGCCGGTGATTGGCGCAATTAACGGCGCGTGCGTCGGGATGGGATTCACCACCGCGCTCTATCACGACATCCGGATTGCCTCGGAACGCGCGCGGATGGGTCTCATTTTCGTCCGCCGCGGCCTGGCAATCGAGCATGGTGCGAGCTGGCTGCTGCCGCGGATCGTGGGTTTGTCCAACGCCCTGGAAATCGCGCTGAGCGGGCGAATCCTCGACGCCGAGGAGGCGCTTCGAATCGGCCTGGTGAGCCGGGTCGTTGCGCACGAGCAGCTGATGCCGACGGCGCTGGAGATGGCGGGCGAGATAGCGACCAACTGCTCGCCGCTCGGAGTCGCGCACGCCAAGCGCCTTATCTATCACCATCTGTCGTCCGACCTCGGCGCGGCGCTAGCCGAGGAGAACGAATCGATCGCGGTGATGACGCGCTCGGAGGATTTCAAGGAGGGGATCCGCGCTTTTCAGGAAAAGCGCGCGCCGCGCTTCATCGGCCGCTAG
- a CDS encoding nicotinate phosphoribosyltransferase yields MPIDLRLDADEVPLLCDFYLLTMAAAYFASGNNDTACFSMFTRRLPARRGFLVAAGLERLLEALEQFDFAPRALEYLESLRLFTSDFLNFLATLRFSGEVWAMPEGTIFFATEPILEVRAPLIEAQLIETLVLNQIGMGSLVASKAARSLVVAGGRRLIDFGLRRSQGADAGLVAARSSYIAGFAGTSNVLAGLRYGIPLYGTMAHSYVMAHEQEREAFESYVKVFPRLSTLLVDTYDTLRGVENAATVALELRERGAKLQGIRLDSGDLLELSKRARRVLDRRDLAEVPIFASGNLDEYRIAELVKAGAPIDAFGVGTEMAVSADAPALDVAYKLVEYRGEPRLKTSSEKATLPGRKQVFRARNAADGFFADLVGLFEESPDNLQREFRPAPASVRPVLERVFADGRRIGTRPQLGEARERLLESFAKLDPRYKDIDRPDAYPVRLSAALNALLISEKLRVGRRQE; encoded by the coding sequence ATGCCGATCGATCTGCGCCTCGATGCCGACGAAGTCCCGCTGCTTTGCGACTTCTATCTGCTCACGATGGCTGCGGCGTATTTCGCCTCCGGCAACAACGACACAGCCTGCTTCAGCATGTTCACGCGCCGGCTACCGGCGCGCCGCGGCTTCCTGGTGGCGGCCGGGCTGGAGCGGCTGCTCGAGGCGCTCGAGCAGTTTGATTTCGCCCCGCGGGCGCTCGAATACCTCGAATCGCTGCGACTGTTCACCTCCGACTTCCTGAATTTCCTCGCCACTCTGCGCTTCAGCGGCGAGGTCTGGGCGATGCCCGAGGGCACGATCTTTTTCGCCACCGAACCGATCCTGGAAGTACGGGCGCCGCTCATCGAGGCGCAGCTGATCGAAACGCTGGTTCTCAACCAGATCGGGATGGGGTCGCTCGTGGCGAGCAAGGCGGCGCGCAGCCTCGTGGTGGCCGGTGGGCGGCGGCTGATCGATTTCGGGCTGCGCCGCAGCCAGGGCGCCGACGCGGGCCTCGTGGCGGCGCGCTCGAGCTATATCGCCGGCTTCGCCGGCACCTCCAACGTGCTCGCCGGACTGCGGTACGGGATTCCGCTGTACGGGACGATGGCGCACAGCTACGTGATGGCGCACGAGCAGGAGCGCGAGGCCTTCGAGAGCTACGTCAAGGTTTTTCCGCGGCTGAGCACACTTCTCGTCGACACCTATGACACGCTGCGCGGGGTCGAGAACGCGGCCACGGTGGCGCTCGAGTTGCGCGAGAGGGGCGCCAAGCTCCAGGGCATCCGGCTCGACAGCGGCGATCTGCTGGAACTGAGCAAGCGCGCGCGGCGCGTGCTCGATCGGCGCGATCTTGCCGAGGTTCCGATCTTCGCCAGCGGCAATCTCGATGAATATCGTATCGCCGAGCTGGTCAAGGCCGGCGCGCCGATCGACGCATTTGGCGTGGGCACCGAGATGGCCGTGAGCGCCGATGCGCCCGCGCTCGACGTGGCTTACAAGCTGGTCGAATACCGGGGTGAACCGCGCCTGAAAACCTCGAGCGAAAAAGCCACGCTGCCCGGCCGCAAACAGGTTTTCCGCGCGCGCAACGCCGCCGACGGTTTTTTCGCCGACCTCGTCGGATTGTTCGAGGAAAGTCCGGACAATCTGCAGCGCGAGTTTCGTCCCGCGCCCGCATCGGTGCGTCCGGTACTCGAGCGCGTGTTCGCCGACGGCCGTCGAATCGGCACGCGGCCGCAGCTCGGCGAGGCGCGCGAGCGCTTGCTGGAATCCTTCGCCAAGCTGGACCCTCGCTACAAAGACATCGATCGTCCCGACGCCTACCCGGTGCGCCTCAGTGCCGCGCTCAATGCGCTTCTGATCAGCGAGAAGCTGCGCGTCGGGCGCCGCCAGGAGTGA
- a CDS encoding glycosyltransferase family 39 protein, whose product MSEPVPIESTFASAAAAAPAPRSVPGSALDALALIGLASAIFFFHLGSYGLWEPDEARYAEIAREMFATRNFIVPHLNYVAYVEKPPLLYWLGALWMAIFGVNEFAARLTPALAALAGVLMTWIFVRRTMGRGRALLAGAILATSTLYAVMAQVLTTDMLLAASVTVALFALFLHWSEGGRWCWLGYAAIAMGLLAKGPVAAAIPIVTLAIFLWWQGELSGATGRFHALAGGAMVALIAAPWFIAIAIREPGFVDFYFVGEHLRRFFESGYSHGQPFYYYVPVLAAGMMPWTLMAPFIAWRELSRTPAGRFCIVAAAVVIVMFSAASAKLIPYILPAAAPIAVLLADGIFSRAFAAGVRAGDEPLGLRIRFAAVGVVLALMGVAMLVAAMTAPLFSSPYVVAARPALYALGLIGAAGGALVAEIFRHWRFDAGLAAMVLVAATALGAGSYVRLQAEPLRSYAALAREVQARAPDATLICYPRYVQALPFYTRRRVILVGAPTELAFGEAHAADGSRYFFRSEDDVLRLWNAPGPVVLVIDQRELEQLHARLGEFTVIGSEWHKRAILKASEPRYAS is encoded by the coding sequence GTGTCCGAGCCCGTGCCTATCGAATCGACCTTCGCCTCGGCCGCCGCTGCCGCGCCCGCGCCGCGAAGCGTACCGGGGTCCGCGCTCGACGCGCTCGCGCTCATCGGCCTGGCCTCGGCTATCTTCTTCTTTCATCTCGGCAGCTACGGCCTGTGGGAGCCCGACGAGGCGCGCTACGCCGAGATCGCGCGCGAGATGTTCGCGACGCGCAACTTCATCGTCCCGCATCTCAACTACGTCGCTTACGTCGAGAAGCCGCCCTTGCTGTATTGGCTCGGCGCTCTCTGGATGGCGATCTTCGGCGTCAACGAATTCGCCGCGCGGTTGACGCCGGCGCTCGCGGCACTCGCAGGCGTGCTGATGACATGGATTTTCGTGCGCCGGACGATGGGCCGCGGCCGAGCGCTGCTGGCCGGCGCGATTCTCGCGACCTCGACGCTCTATGCCGTGATGGCACAGGTGCTGACCACCGACATGCTGCTCGCGGCCTCGGTCACGGTGGCGCTGTTCGCGCTTTTTCTCCACTGGAGCGAGGGCGGCCGATGGTGCTGGCTCGGCTACGCAGCGATCGCAATGGGCCTGCTGGCCAAAGGGCCGGTAGCCGCGGCGATTCCAATCGTCACCCTCGCAATTTTTCTCTGGTGGCAGGGTGAGCTGTCCGGCGCGACCGGCCGCTTCCATGCGCTGGCAGGCGGCGCGATGGTGGCGCTCATCGCCGCGCCGTGGTTTATCGCGATCGCGATCCGCGAGCCCGGCTTCGTGGACTTCTATTTCGTCGGCGAGCATCTCCGCCGCTTCTTCGAGTCAGGCTACAGCCACGGCCAGCCGTTCTACTACTACGTGCCGGTGCTGGCCGCCGGGATGATGCCCTGGACGCTGATGGCCCCGTTCATCGCCTGGCGGGAACTCTCGCGCACGCCGGCGGGCCGCTTCTGTATCGTCGCCGCGGCGGTTGTAATCGTGATGTTCTCGGCGGCCAGCGCCAAGCTTATCCCGTATATCCTGCCCGCCGCTGCGCCGATCGCGGTGCTGCTCGCCGACGGAATTTTCTCGCGCGCATTCGCGGCCGGCGTGCGCGCCGGCGATGAACCGCTTGGCCTGCGCATCCGCTTCGCCGCGGTCGGCGTCGTACTCGCCCTGATGGGGGTAGCGATGCTGGTGGCGGCGATGACGGCGCCGCTCTTCAGCAGCCCCTACGTCGTAGCGGCGCGGCCCGCGCTTTACGCGCTCGGTCTGATCGGCGCGGCCGGCGGTGCGCTGGTGGCTGAAATCTTTCGCCACTGGCGGTTCGATGCAGGGCTCGCGGCAATGGTGCTCGTGGCCGCAACCGCGCTGGGCGCGGGCAGTTACGTTCGCCTGCAGGCGGAACCGCTGCGTTCCTACGCAGCGCTGGCTCGCGAAGTCCAGGCGCGTGCGCCCGACGCGACGCTCATCTGTTACCCGCGCTACGTCCAGGCGCTCCCGTTTTATACGCGCCGGCGCGTGATACTCGTGGGCGCACCGACCGAACTCGCCTTCGGAGAGGCGCACGCCGCCGACGGCAGCCGTTATTTCTTCCGCTCCGAGGATGATGTGCTGCGGCTGTGGAACGCGCCGGGACCCGTGGTCCTGGTTATCGACCAGCGCGAACTCGAACAGCTGCACGCGCGGCTGGGAGAATTTACCGTGATCGGATCGGAATGGCACAAGCGAGCGATCCTCAAGGCAAGTGAGCCGAGATATGCAAGCTGA